A genomic region of Acetonema longum DSM 6540 contains the following coding sequences:
- a CDS encoding complex I subunit 4 family protein, giving the protein MMPVLSTILLAPVLGALVICFLPKEAEKAIKTVAGLATGVMLALALYAFIAYDFTAGGMQFTEFIPWIRDLGVNYSLGVDGISLPMVLLTALIGFSSVFASYGLQERPKEFFLLLLLLITGVMGTFITRDLFIFLLFYEVVVIPIYIMVIIWGSSKRVTKEYAGIKLTIYLLLGSAFMLVGVVALYLMAYPAGERTFDMALLAKAHELGRLSADFQIFAFFLLLLGFGSLLSMWPLHSWSPDGYAGAPTAVSMIHAGVLKKIGGYGLIRLGLLVLPLGAKFWAPLIAFLGVANVAYAAFIAIVQKDLKYVVGYSSVSHMGYVLLGFAALNPIGISGAVANMFAHGVMAALFFSMIGYVYERTHIRAIPDLGGLAHQMPRVAVGFMLAGMASLGLPGLISFVPEFTIFLGSFSVYPVLALLAIAGIILTALYVLRALANVLFGPRKAEFDHYPDAGGVALMPLVVLGTALIVFGVFPNLLMRMIASGMDPILPLLAKLSAGPGLLTMLLGGN; this is encoded by the coding sequence ATGATGCCTGTGTTATCAACGATTTTGCTGGCGCCTGTTCTGGGCGCTCTGGTAATCTGCTTTCTGCCCAAAGAGGCGGAAAAAGCCATTAAGACCGTTGCCGGTCTGGCTACCGGCGTGATGCTGGCCTTGGCTCTGTATGCCTTTATTGCCTATGATTTTACAGCCGGCGGCATGCAGTTCACGGAATTCATTCCCTGGATCCGGGACCTGGGCGTTAATTACTCCCTGGGGGTAGACGGCATCTCTTTGCCCATGGTGCTTCTTACCGCTCTGATCGGGTTCTCCTCGGTGTTTGCCTCTTACGGGCTCCAGGAGCGGCCCAAGGAATTTTTCCTGCTGCTGCTGCTCCTGATCACCGGAGTTATGGGCACCTTCATTACCCGTGACCTGTTTATCTTCCTGTTGTTCTATGAAGTCGTGGTCATTCCGATTTACATCATGGTCATCATCTGGGGTTCTTCCAAGCGGGTGACCAAGGAATACGCCGGCATCAAGCTGACCATTTACCTTCTGCTGGGATCGGCTTTCATGCTGGTAGGGGTTGTGGCTCTGTATCTGATGGCGTATCCTGCCGGGGAGCGGACCTTTGACATGGCCCTTTTGGCCAAGGCTCACGAACTGGGCCGACTGTCGGCGGACTTCCAGATATTCGCCTTCTTCCTGCTGTTACTGGGTTTTGGCTCCCTGCTGTCCATGTGGCCGCTCCACAGCTGGTCGCCGGACGGTTACGCCGGAGCGCCTACGGCAGTGTCCATGATTCACGCCGGGGTTCTGAAAAAGATCGGCGGCTACGGCCTGATCCGGCTGGGACTGTTGGTTCTGCCCCTGGGGGCCAAGTTCTGGGCGCCGCTGATTGCCTTTTTGGGTGTGGCTAACGTGGCTTATGCCGCCTTTATCGCCATTGTGCAAAAAGATCTGAAATATGTGGTCGGCTACTCGTCGGTGTCTCACATGGGCTATGTTCTGCTGGGCTTCGCCGCCCTGAATCCCATTGGCATCAGCGGTGCTGTCGCCAACATGTTCGCCCATGGCGTCATGGCCGCTTTGTTCTTCTCCATGATCGGCTATGTCTATGAAAGAACCCATATCCGGGCCATTCCCGATCTGGGCGGCCTGGCTCACCAGATGCCCCGGGTGGCTGTGGGCTTTATGCTGGCCGGCATGGCCTCTCTGGGCCTGCCCGGTCTGATCAGCTTCGTGCCTGAGTTTACGATCTTCCTCGGTTCCTTCAGCGTATATCCGGTCCTGGCTCTCCTGGCCATCGCCGGTATCATCCTGACCGCCCTATATGTGCTGCGGGCTCTGGCCAATGTACTGTTTGGCCCCCGTAAGGCCGAATTTGACCATTACCCGGATGCCGGGGGGGTGGCTCTGATGCCGCTGGTAGTGCTGGGAACGGCTCTCATCGTATTCGGCGTCTTCCCCAACCTGTTAATGCGCATGATCGCAAGCGGCATGGACCCGATTCTGCCGCTCCTGGCCAAGCTTTCAGCCGGGCCTGGTCTGCTGACCATGCTGTTGGGAGGGAATTAA